A stretch of Mobula birostris isolate sMobBir1 chromosome 2, sMobBir1.hap1, whole genome shotgun sequence DNA encodes these proteins:
- the LOC140186188 gene encoding spermatogenesis-associated protein 2-like isoform X2 codes for MTFTGHFVYYIKSAMCEDDVFNILYFIGYDYEKEMYELKSKVNTNHVKFISFELFLAGIECENLLEIYSQVKMRGYSELNVVQERKNSTDDVRGCIDAMKRQRRSMEGLHTSMVQMDFRRSDNERLTNNFGKHLMYKASPVDNDETLEKQLNKIHLTPGHRKKETVYDSSDDITDEIFRPTPSLLAMSSSPRGGSEEYLQSPNGSWRAESNFNTPYHTLDDLDLYTAEDPRSTLPQRWTETANSHSTRLIKSNEARAMYHETPRTTKESIASTVALKCQMCGISSGTSSCQKCDNVLCSQCPCRHEYPKALSILARSSSFQTDLSATSALKEKCAHGTTSPYQEHLPSSKSTNILRCGFCDKPGAKFTCMNCSKVSCNDCKSGYHLDLCSKNKSHNFFPNSQLSFKSSKNYSVYR; via the coding sequence ACTTTTACAGGGCATTTTGTCTACTATATCAAATCCGCAATGTGTGAAGATGATGTATTTAATATCCTGTATTTTATAGGATATGACTATGAAAAGGAAATGTATGAACTGAAAAGCAAAGTAAACACTAATCATGTGAAATTCATTTCTTTTGAACTTTTCTTGGCTGGAATTGAGTGTGAGAATTTACTTGAAATTTATTCACAAGTTAAAATGAGGGGTTATTCAGAGCTTAATGTAGTGCAAGAACGTAAGAACAGCACAGATGATGTGAGAGGTTGCATAGACGCCATGAAAAGACAACGAAGATCAATGGAAGGCTTGCATACATCAATGGTTCAAATGGACTTCCGCCGATCAGACAATGAACGGTTAACAAACAATTTTGGGAAACACTTGATGTACAAAGCTTCACCTGTTGATAATGATGAAACTTTGGAAAAGCAGTTAAATAAAATTCATTTGACACCTGGACATCGTAAAAAGGAAACAGTTTATGATTCTTCTGATGACATAACTGATGAAATTTTTCGTCCTACTCCATCACTTCTTGCTATGTCAAGTTCCCCTCGTGGCGGCTCAGAGGAATACTTGCAATCTCCCAATGGTAGCTGGAGAGCAGAATCCAATTTTAACACTCCTTACCATACACTTGATGATTTGGATCTTTACACAGCTGAAGATCCCAGAAGCACTTTACCACAAAGATGGACAGAAACAGCAAACAGTCACAGTACAAGGTTGATAAAAAGTAATGAAGCAAGAGCTATGTACCATGAAACTCCACGTACTACCAAAGAAAGTATAGCAAGCACAGTTGCATTGAAGTGCCAAATGTGTGGAATATCTAGTGGAACCTCAAGTTGCCAAAAATGTGACAATGTTCTTTGTAGCCAGTGCCCTTGTAGACATGAATATCCAAAAGCATTGAGTATCTTAGCACGTTCTTCATCTTTTCAAACTGACCTGTCtgcaacttctgcactgaaaGAGAAATGTGCACATGGTACCACATCACCGTATCAAGAGCACTTACCCAGTTCCAAGAGTACCAATATATTGCGCTGTGGATTTTGTGACAAACCTGGTGCAAAGTTCACTTGTATGAACTGTTCTAAGGTCTCCTGTAATGATTGTAAAAGTGGTTATCATTTGGATTTATGCAGCAAAAATAAGTCGCACAACTTCTTTCCCAACAGCCAGCTCAGTTTCAAATCTAGTAAAAATTATTCTGTATACAGATAA